The Firmicutes bacterium HGW-Firmicutes-1 genome includes a window with the following:
- a CDS encoding SAM-dependent methyltransferase: MRGLEAILKYEEGNFAILKEEKWLLHLAFSCEENVNLERVERIAAVKKYTLEYVKRTLRILSSIKLEGKLFKVDSKEILEIALSWCEVAKTGMYHTRKAWINKGFCLFAHNIGSCKIYREQFGLDTEVDYTPIQELCSTLILTHGLIGQYLRGETSLISNQPLVECMEKFKLDVKEYKKLLMFFNECIIGGVSPKLWEELSEQVDTTIDLILTRQWDCGMTTLERLKALRKSSIQNGEDFNTQWIHMHENPELISKIEAVINRCEIWYVEAALHDFSFEEFIKILLLISKELNINEGSVIHLSFEKLMNSLYYDRNNEKKLNLYKKRIIENYLKEFEIEQLLIGKVDHSNIHVKHCMIKEFNNPYMLFFEFQFSPAADQLIQFCEEAEKADVLYEKAIILLYDLFDLRRDAYDRFYEEEAYLQTMNQSIDYKAIILEYIVGQKVVDIGPGGGALMDLIEKKHPSKQVIGVDISENVLDNLKKRKQIEGKSWEVQYGDALELEQYFERGSVDTVIFCSILHELFSYIPYEGERFHKDTVIAALKSAFNVIPTGGRIIIRDGIMTEPSDQKRMIRFLSEEGLQFLKKYKRDFKGRNIQFEIIAHNMVLMPVNDAMEFLYTYTWGDASYVHEINEQFGYFTPSEYITVIQGALGSTAKVIEEKHYLQQGYTVALSSKIEFFNEDHVRTALPDSTCFIVIEKI, from the coding sequence ATGAGAGGATTAGAAGCAATTTTAAAATATGAGGAGGGCAACTTTGCAATATTAAAAGAAGAAAAGTGGTTGCTACATCTAGCCTTTAGTTGTGAAGAAAATGTTAATCTGGAGAGAGTTGAGCGTATAGCAGCTGTAAAGAAGTATACGCTAGAATATGTCAAACGTACATTAAGGATTCTAAGTTCCATAAAGCTTGAAGGAAAGCTATTTAAGGTGGATTCAAAAGAAATATTAGAAATTGCACTTTCATGGTGCGAAGTAGCTAAAACGGGGATGTATCATACGAGGAAAGCTTGGATCAATAAAGGGTTTTGTTTATTTGCTCATAATATTGGTTCTTGTAAGATATACAGGGAACAGTTTGGATTAGATACGGAGGTAGATTATACACCGATTCAAGAGCTTTGCTCAACACTCATATTGACCCATGGCCTAATTGGTCAATATCTACGTGGTGAGACATCTCTGATTAGTAATCAACCATTAGTGGAGTGTATGGAAAAGTTTAAGTTGGATGTTAAAGAGTATAAGAAGTTACTAATGTTCTTTAATGAATGCATCATTGGTGGAGTTTCACCAAAGCTTTGGGAAGAGCTTTCAGAACAGGTTGATACTACAATTGATTTAATTCTAACCAGGCAATGGGATTGTGGGATGACAACATTAGAACGTCTAAAAGCATTAAGAAAATCCTCCATTCAAAATGGAGAAGATTTTAACACCCAATGGATACATATGCATGAAAATCCTGAACTTATTTCAAAAATAGAGGCAGTAATCAATAGATGTGAAATCTGGTATGTAGAAGCAGCACTTCATGACTTTTCCTTTGAGGAATTTATAAAAATATTACTTTTGATTTCAAAGGAGCTTAATATAAACGAAGGTTCTGTCATTCACTTAAGTTTTGAAAAACTAATGAATTCACTTTACTATGATCGTAATAATGAAAAAAAATTGAATTTGTATAAGAAAAGAATCATAGAAAACTATTTAAAAGAGTTTGAAATTGAGCAATTACTGATTGGGAAAGTTGATCATTCTAATATACATGTAAAGCATTGCATGATCAAGGAATTTAACAATCCATATATGTTGTTTTTTGAATTTCAATTTTCACCAGCGGCAGATCAACTCATTCAGTTTTGTGAAGAAGCTGAGAAAGCAGATGTATTATATGAGAAAGCAATTATTTTATTATATGATTTATTTGATTTAAGAAGAGATGCCTACGACCGATTTTATGAGGAGGAAGCTTATTTGCAAACTATGAATCAATCCATAGATTATAAAGCGATTATTTTAGAGTACATAGTTGGACAAAAAGTTGTAGACATTGGCCCTGGTGGGGGTGCGTTAATGGACCTTATAGAGAAAAAGCATCCTTCAAAACAAGTCATAGGTGTAGATATTTCAGAAAATGTTTTAGATAATCTGAAGAAGAGAAAGCAAATTGAGGGCAAGTCCTGGGAGGTTCAGTATGGGGATGCATTGGAGTTAGAGCAATATTTTGAAAGGGGTTCCGTGGATACGGTGATCTTTTGCTCGATTTTACATGAATTGTTTTCTTATATCCCTTACGAAGGCGAACGCTTTCATAAAGATACGGTGATTGCTGCACTAAAGAGTGCATTCAATGTCATCCCAACAGGAGGACGAATCATTATCCGTGATGGCATTATGACTGAACCCAGTGACCAAAAACGAATGATACGATTTTTATCTGAAGAAGGGTTGCAATTTTTAAAGAAGTATAAGAGGGATTTTAAGGGTAGAAACATCCAATTTGAGATAATTGCACATAACATGGTGTTAATGCCGGTAAATGATGCAATGGAGTTTCTATATACCTATACGTGGGGAGATGCTTCCTATGTTCACGAAATAAATGAACAGTTTGGTTACTTTACTCCTTCAGAGTATATTACAGTTATTCAAGGTGCTTTAGGCAGTACTGCAAAGGTCATTGAAGAAAAACATTATTTACAACAAGGTTATACTGTGGCGTTGTCCTCTAAGATAGAGTTTTTTAATGAAGATCATGTAAGAACGGCATTGCCAGACAGTACTTGCTTTATAGTGATTGAAAAAATATAA
- a CDS encoding membrane protease subunit, stomatin/prohibitin codes for MFGFRFIKFQPNEYVMRYAKGKLIKEGAGLSFTYYGPTTSMVVVPVGSKEVPFIFEEITSDFQSITIQGEISYRIADQKKIAGLMNFGYNFKKSCYISEDSIKLPQKIVNIVRVQTKRQIEKMSLREAIQSSEVLADTMVKALVQNGEIERFGIEVLSAAILAILPNKETSRALEADAREAILKKADEAIYVRRNAAIEQERIIKENELSTEIAIEEKKMQILDAQLESEKLLQVKKNELEEAQLQFEIAQEDKRKALVNSEVENAKIKADARIYEIAKSMEVINSVDSSTIKALASVGMDSSQLIAVAFQELAGNAAKIGEFNMSPELLQGLMRSK; via the coding sequence ATGTTTGGATTTAGGTTTATTAAATTTCAACCAAATGAATATGTTATGAGGTACGCCAAAGGGAAGCTGATCAAGGAAGGAGCAGGACTTTCATTTACCTATTATGGACCAACAACGTCAATGGTAGTTGTACCTGTAGGGAGTAAAGAAGTTCCTTTTATATTTGAAGAAATCACTTCGGACTTTCAAAGTATTACAATTCAAGGAGAAATTTCTTATCGAATAGCTGATCAAAAGAAAATTGCTGGATTGATGAATTTTGGCTATAACTTTAAAAAAAGCTGTTATATTTCTGAGGATTCTATTAAGCTACCACAAAAAATTGTTAACATTGTAAGAGTACAAACAAAGAGGCAAATTGAAAAAATGTCGCTAAGGGAAGCGATTCAATCTAGTGAGGTACTTGCAGATACAATGGTGAAGGCATTGGTACAAAATGGAGAAATAGAGCGTTTTGGTATAGAGGTTCTAAGTGCTGCAATCCTTGCAATTTTACCTAATAAGGAAACCTCCAGAGCGCTTGAGGCAGATGCGAGAGAAGCAATTCTTAAGAAAGCTGATGAAGCAATATATGTCCGAAGAAATGCGGCAATAGAACAAGAACGTATTATTAAAGAAAACGAGTTAAGTACAGAAATAGCGATAGAAGAAAAAAAGATGCAGATATTAGACGCTCAACTTGAAAGTGAAAAGTTATTGCAGGTGAAGAAAAATGAATTAGAGGAAGCCCAGCTCCAATTTGAAATTGCCCAAGAAGACAAAAGAAAAGCCCTTGTAAACTCAGAAGTTGAAAACGCTAAGATTAAAGCCGATGCGAGAATATATGAAATAGCTAAGAGCATGGAAGTAATAAATAGTGTTGATAGTAGTACCATAAAGGCACTTGCTAGTGTAGGAATGGATTCTAGTCAACTGATTGCTGTTGCATTTCAAGAGCTTGCTGGCAACGCAGCTAAAATTGGTGAATTTAATATGTCTCCTGAATTATTACAGGGATTGATGCGTAGCAAATAA
- a CDS encoding sugar kinase, with amino-acid sequence MNNVSQKYILVKRNTRLQDLIIKYNTVDQAKFYIEHMGIDFDDYLMEDKVYQLALKSCQEILIKLGRVQVLSREYVPNYLFDEKDIIIVLGQDGLVANTLKYLQGQPVVAINPDSNRWDGILLPFKVKDIQKILNDLTQGRRTIKEISMAQAVLNNGQILYGVNDLFIGQRTHVSARYSLRVGHNEEEQSSSGIIVSTGLGSTGWLKSVVAGAARTMDVFMNMKTESSVLDTRLPWDTDELIFTVREPYPSKRTGTNIVFGKINHKTPLIIQSQMPENGCIFSDGIEEDYLEFNSGVEAKIQVANKKGQLVV; translated from the coding sequence ATGAATAATGTGAGTCAAAAATACATTTTAGTGAAACGCAATACACGGTTACAAGATTTAATTATAAAATACAATACAGTAGATCAAGCTAAATTCTATATTGAACATATGGGCATAGATTTTGATGATTACTTGATGGAAGATAAAGTATATCAGCTTGCGCTAAAGTCCTGCCAAGAGATTTTAATAAAGCTGGGAAGAGTTCAAGTATTAAGCCGAGAATATGTACCTAATTATCTTTTTGACGAGAAGGATATTATCATTGTCTTAGGACAAGATGGACTTGTTGCGAATACATTAAAATACTTACAAGGTCAACCAGTCGTTGCTATTAATCCAGACTCCAATAGATGGGATGGTATCTTGTTGCCATTTAAAGTGAAGGATATTCAAAAAATACTGAATGACTTGACCCAAGGTAGACGTACAATCAAAGAAATCTCGATGGCGCAGGCGGTTTTAAATAATGGTCAAATATTATATGGTGTGAATGATTTATTTATTGGACAGAGGACTCATGTTTCCGCTAGATATAGTCTAAGAGTAGGGCATAATGAAGAAGAGCAATCTTCGAGTGGTATCATAGTATCAACCGGATTAGGCTCAACGGGATGGTTAAAAAGTGTTGTTGCTGGAGCGGCTAGAACAATGGATGTTTTTATGAATATGAAAACAGAGAGCTCTGTACTGGATACTAGATTGCCTTGGGATACTGACGAGCTTATCTTTACTGTTAGAGAGCCATATCCTAGTAAAAGAACAGGTACTAATATTGTTTTTGGTAAAATCAATCATAAAACACCCTTGATTATTCAATCCCAAATGCCAGAAAATGGATGTATTTTTAGTGATGGCATTGAAGAGGATTATTTAGAGTTTAATTCGGGGGTAGAAGCAAAGATACAAGTAGCGAATAAGAAAGGACAATTGGTTGTGTAG
- a CDS encoding D-alanine--D-alanine ligase, giving the protein MSKKINVGILFGGRSVEHEVSVQSAKNVYDAIDKDKFNVIMIGISKDGRWLINPQITNEGCVTGNHPLALVPGSEGSQLIDIEGNNHIEKLDVIFPILHGPYGEDGTMQGLLKLMNIPFVGPSVLGSAVGMDKEVMKRLLKDCQIPSAKYLVMNKYIDDVLNPTYEEAKTSLGIPFFVKPASLGSSVGISKINSKEEFERAITEAFKFDLKLIIETNIVGKEIECSVLGNEKPMASLPGEVKSNHDFYSYEAKYLDENGAGLEIPAKLKDDTIKKIQELAVKTFKALYCEGLTRVDFFVTEQEEILINEVNTLPGFTKISMYPKLWEATGISYTLLIDRLIQYAIERYDREAQLATSI; this is encoded by the coding sequence ATGAGTAAGAAAATTAATGTAGGTATCCTTTTTGGCGGTAGATCCGTAGAACATGAGGTTTCCGTACAATCAGCTAAAAATGTATACGATGCAATCGATAAAGATAAATTCAATGTCATCATGATTGGTATTTCGAAGGATGGAAGATGGCTAATAAACCCGCAAATTACAAACGAAGGCTGTGTAACTGGTAATCATCCTTTAGCCCTTGTACCAGGTTCTGAGGGAAGCCAGCTTATTGATATAGAAGGGAATAATCACATTGAAAAGCTTGATGTTATTTTTCCAATTCTTCATGGGCCATACGGTGAAGACGGAACAATGCAAGGGTTACTTAAGCTTATGAACATTCCTTTTGTAGGACCTAGTGTGCTGGGCTCAGCGGTAGGAATGGATAAAGAAGTAATGAAAAGACTTTTAAAAGACTGCCAGATTCCAAGTGCTAAGTATTTGGTAATGAATAAATATATAGACGATGTACTAAATCCAACCTATGAAGAGGCAAAAACTTCCTTAGGTATTCCATTTTTTGTAAAACCTGCTAGTCTAGGTTCTTCAGTTGGTATTAGTAAAATCAATAGTAAGGAAGAATTTGAACGAGCGATTACAGAGGCTTTTAAGTTTGACCTTAAGCTTATAATAGAGACCAATATTGTTGGCAAGGAAATAGAGTGTTCAGTTTTAGGAAATGAAAAGCCTATGGCATCACTTCCAGGTGAAGTTAAGAGTAACCATGATTTCTATTCTTATGAAGCGAAATATTTAGACGAAAATGGAGCAGGCTTAGAAATCCCTGCGAAATTAAAGGATGATACCATAAAGAAAATTCAAGAACTTGCAGTAAAGACCTTTAAAGCGCTTTATTGTGAAGGCTTAACAAGAGTTGACTTCTTTGTAACAGAGCAAGAGGAAATTCTTATAAATGAAGTGAACACGCTACCCGGATTTACGAAAATAAGTATGTATCCAAAGCTATGGGAAGCAACTGGTATCTCTTATACATTATTAATTGATCGACTCATTCAATACGCGATTGAAAGATATGATAGAGAAGCTCAGCTTGCTACATCCATTTAG
- a CDS encoding UDP-N-acetylmuramoyl-tripeptide--D-alanyl-D-alanine ligase, whose translation MESISIKEVIAAVGGKCTIEQEMHICRVCTDSRKVEKGDLYIALSGEVYDGHNYVEAAISKGAALAIVSRPIEKVLGVPIILVEDTLKAMWQLATYYREKLAKPVVAVTGSVGKTSTKDMIATILSASYHIHKSQGNFNNHIGMPMTILGLEESHDAIVVEMGMRGLGEISTLAHIAKPSIAVITNIGISHIERLGSRENILQAKLEIVEGLKDNGLLILNANDSLLQKVDRNITKRIVYVGVDTPADYMAYEVVDCGEEGVSFKLMLENKEYDVHIPAVGKHNVHNVLFGIACGIELGMSPEEILRGIQAYQPEKMRLNIIEKDGIKFIDDSYNASPDSMKAGLQVLSSISKGNRAIAIIGNMFELGEMASSAHYDVGKICAETGIDFSMIIGENAIDVAKGIGDQSKYKIFNSHLEIVQFLKEYLISGDIVLIKGSRGMKMEQILELM comes from the coding sequence ATGGAAAGTATTTCTATAAAAGAAGTGATAGCTGCCGTTGGTGGTAAGTGTACTATTGAACAAGAAATGCATATTTGTAGAGTATGTACAGACAGCAGAAAAGTAGAAAAAGGCGATTTATATATAGCATTATCTGGAGAAGTCTATGACGGACATAATTATGTTGAGGCAGCAATTAGTAAGGGCGCTGCCTTAGCAATTGTTTCGAGACCAATTGAAAAAGTTTTAGGTGTTCCTATCATACTGGTAGAGGATACGCTTAAAGCCATGTGGCAACTTGCTACCTACTACAGAGAAAAGTTAGCAAAACCTGTCGTAGCAGTCACGGGTAGCGTCGGCAAAACAAGTACGAAAGACATGATAGCAACTATTTTATCAGCTAGCTATCATATTCACAAATCCCAAGGAAATTTTAACAACCATATTGGTATGCCAATGACAATACTTGGATTAGAAGAAAGCCATGATGCAATAGTTGTGGAGATGGGCATGAGAGGCCTTGGGGAAATCAGTACTTTAGCGCATATTGCAAAGCCCTCAATTGCAGTTATTACTAACATTGGGATATCACATATTGAAAGATTAGGATCTAGGGAAAATATTTTACAGGCAAAGTTAGAAATTGTTGAAGGACTTAAGGATAATGGGCTATTAATACTAAATGCGAACGATTCATTACTACAAAAGGTTGATAGAAATATTACCAAAAGGATAGTTTATGTAGGCGTAGACACCCCTGCTGATTATATGGCTTATGAGGTAGTGGACTGTGGTGAAGAGGGTGTCAGCTTTAAGTTGATGTTAGAAAACAAAGAATATGATGTTCATATTCCTGCAGTTGGTAAACATAATGTGCACAATGTGTTGTTTGGTATAGCTTGTGGGATTGAACTAGGAATGAGTCCTGAAGAAATACTGAGGGGAATTCAAGCGTATCAACCTGAAAAAATGAGATTAAATATAATTGAGAAAGATGGTATTAAATTTATTGATGATTCTTATAATGCAAGCCCAGATTCTATGAAAGCAGGCCTACAGGTGCTTAGCAGTATATCAAAGGGAAATAGAGCAATCGCTATTATTGGTAATATGTTTGAACTAGGCGAAATGGCAAGCTCAGCGCATTATGATGTGGGCAAGATATGTGCGGAAACAGGTATAGATTTTAGTATGATCATTGGTGAAAATGCAATTGATGTCGCTAAAGGGATTGGTGATCAAAGCAAGTATAAAATTTTCAATTCCCATTTAGAAATTGTACAATTTTTAAAGGAATACTTAATTTCTGGTGATATTGTGTTAATTAAGGGTTCAAGAGGTATGAAGATGGAGCAAATTTTAGAGTTAATGTAA
- a CDS encoding 4'-phosphopantetheinyl transferase has product MVKEAFPNAIVKKVTIKFNDNEYKAIICICNFNNNSHYDHARKLFHKEELEYYSSLKYEKRQKSYVMGRYCAKRAISEYLEDENVESITIGKGVFNQPIIFGPQNQNLQISISHSGDFGGAIAYHERFVMGLDIEIIDEDNRETLENEITIEEKEILASLPYDYNRGLTLFWTAKEALSKALKTGLMTPFSIFEISKIQVEEDYAICDFKFFAQYKIRSFKMGQYMCSIAYPKNIEFNVDSKDLSKLFNI; this is encoded by the coding sequence ATGGTAAAAGAGGCATTCCCAAACGCCATTGTTAAAAAAGTAACAATAAAATTTAATGATAATGAATATAAAGCAATTATTTGTATTTGTAATTTTAATAATAATAGCCATTATGATCATGCAAGAAAACTTTTTCATAAGGAAGAACTGGAGTATTATTCTTCATTAAAATATGAAAAAAGGCAAAAAAGCTATGTTATGGGAAGATACTGTGCAAAAAGAGCTATTTCAGAATATCTAGAGGATGAGAATGTAGAGAGTATTACGATAGGAAAAGGGGTTTTTAATCAGCCAATTATATTTGGCCCTCAAAATCAAAATCTTCAAATCAGTATATCACATAGTGGGGATTTTGGAGGAGCTATTGCATACCATGAAAGATTTGTAATGGGATTAGATATTGAAATAATTGACGAGGATAATCGGGAAACTTTAGAAAATGAAATTACGATAGAAGAAAAAGAAATATTAGCATCACTACCATATGATTATAATCGTGGGCTGACACTTTTTTGGACAGCGAAGGAAGCCTTATCTAAAGCTTTAAAGACTGGTTTGATGACTCCTTTCAGTATTTTTGAAATTAGTAAAATACAAGTGGAAGAAGATTATGCAATATGTGATTTCAAATTTTTTGCGCAATATAAAATAAGATCATTTAAGATGGGGCAATATATGTGCTCAATTGCTTATCCGAAAAATATTGAGTTTAATGTTGATAGTAAGGACCTTTCAAAGCTGTTTAACATTTAA
- a CDS encoding phosphoadenosine phosphosulfate reductase, translating into MKRCIKCVMPQVEGHVAFDEGGVCNVCNRFDETKILSKEEKQVGGYEDLIKKINKHKGDGRGKYDCAVGVSGGKDSIMALYIAKNELNLNPLAIFIDNGFSLDEMFHNIKSATDILGIDLVIYKVNKFKEIFKYLLVKKKEVYYCRVCHALLDVYVREVADRYHIKMLIGGYTKGQEFAKSEELFWIFNESDENANSEIEKSPGLKDTLDILNNLALYLYENYSHIAQVNPFQYIDYNEGNILEFLTEKLDFKRPSNSWPKDSTNCSFNFLSQHLAMKYWGYSQHETEVSTLVRKKELTRERALDIIETPIPMEILEEVLQKLDLKYEDII; encoded by the coding sequence ATGAAACGATGTATTAAATGTGTTATGCCACAAGTTGAAGGCCATGTGGCTTTCGATGAGGGAGGAGTATGCAATGTATGTAATCGTTTTGATGAAACAAAGATTTTATCTAAGGAAGAAAAGCAGGTGGGAGGTTATGAAGACTTAATCAAGAAGATTAATAAACATAAAGGTGATGGACGTGGAAAATATGATTGTGCTGTAGGTGTTTCAGGGGGTAAGGACAGCATAATGGCACTATACATAGCTAAGAATGAATTGAATCTGAATCCTTTAGCGATTTTCATTGATAATGGATTTTCTTTAGACGAAATGTTTCATAACATTAAAAGTGCTACAGATATTTTAGGAATTGATTTGGTTATATATAAAGTGAACAAATTTAAAGAAATCTTCAAATATTTGCTTGTAAAGAAAAAGGAAGTATATTATTGCCGTGTTTGTCATGCGCTTTTAGACGTATATGTTCGAGAAGTTGCTGATAGATATCATATCAAAATGCTCATTGGTGGATATACGAAGGGACAAGAATTTGCAAAGAGTGAAGAATTATTTTGGATCTTTAATGAATCTGATGAAAATGCAAATAGTGAAATCGAAAAATCACCTGGGCTTAAAGATACCCTTGATATTCTTAATAATTTAGCTCTTTATTTGTATGAAAACTATAGTCATATAGCTCAAGTTAATCCATTCCAATATATTGATTACAATGAAGGCAATATATTAGAGTTTTTGACTGAAAAACTTGATTTTAAAAGGCCAAGCAATAGCTGGCCAAAAGATTCAACAAATTGTTCATTTAATTTTCTATCACAACATTTAGCCATGAAATATTGGGGTTATTCACAACATGAAACAGAGGTAAGTACTTTAGTAAGAAAAAAAGAATTAACTAGAGAAAGAGCTTTAGATATTATTGAAACACCGATTCCAATGGAAATACTTGAAGAAGTTTTACAAAAATTAGACTTAAAATATGAAGATATAATTTAA